The following coding sequences lie in one Aspergillus luchuensis IFO 4308 DNA, chromosome 8, nearly complete sequence genomic window:
- a CDS encoding lipase/esterase family protein (COG:V;~EggNog:ENOG410PFB2;~InterPro:IPR029058,IPR013094;~go_function: GO:0016787 - hydrolase activity [Evidence IEA]), with amino-acid sequence MVFSMLVICRDQGLPLPAGAILISPWVDLTHSFPSIVADNPGDYIPPYGFRHKPSAAWPPPNADELRELKKGLKKHPASQSEALKAIPNDSEAEETAAKGYSSRRNSATNAERAFDIEHETVKVVLDGETVEVKDQIHMYTTNELLSHPLVSPVFQPSLGGLPPLLIQSGGGEMLRDEQFYIAHKAANPTAYPPSDKFLDEHDPSREILHKYPGTHVQLQVWDDLCHVAPTLSFTRPAKYMYRAIAQFGAWALACAQKEEVEIEDQQSGSSSESDKPGDAVNGTTNGTAVASIGRAGDPLPAFKDRMIRQRVDKRGNIYPLDPPSQCPVLQIPSSQVGTFNPKLVRGWLAAKEEWDEKFAKDKLRVQRQRIKELAYGLQTFKDELPPPSSLAARRNAPGVLPSKTGRKSYPMTMWSRLASKQDERSIAKEQQKGCEVKRKSVDAGRAGASMDEANRSKAESLRPSSQPATLASHPTNIVIVPTQSEKDSVTSHKASTDAVDQLGTSPPQGTALSKSSSRLMLLPEYEGKTLLDENASTRTLFREAGAIPTTSDGVWSRLRQRPLSHAGSGTIRSEFTSELPEDSSTIGDEKSLAVTTTGVDEASTRAVLRAGGVVGLMSDDGDSAYRSFDALSTTDAGDAESVPGGVNGDAGGVNGSAEVDKHARPTMPDREFFKTAEEYVAY; translated from the exons ATGGTGTTCTC GATGCTTGTCATCTGTCGCGATCAAGGCCTGCCTTTGCCGGCGGGTGCCATCCTAATTTCCCCTTGGGTGGACCTTACGCATTCGTTCCCGAGCATTGTCGCGGACAACCCGGGCGACTACATTCCTCCCTATGGCTTCAGACATAAACCCTCCGCTGCATGGCCCCCGCCAAACGCGGACGAGCTGCGTGAGCTCAAGAAAGGCCTCAAAAAacacccagccagccaaagTGAGGCTCTCAAGGCCATACCGAATGACAGCGAGGCCGAAGAAACAGCAGCGAAGGGTTATTCGAGCCGTAGGAACAGCGCGACCAACGCGGAACGTGCCTTCGACATCGAGCACGAGACTGTCAAGGTGGTACTTGATGGGGAGACAGTGGAGGTCAAGGACCAGATTCACATGTACACTACTAACGAGCTTCTGTCTCATCCTCTCGTCTCCCCTGTCTTCCAGCCATCACTGGGAGGTCTACCTCCACTGCTGATCCAaagcggaggtggtgaaaTGCTACGAGACGAGCAGTTCTACATTGCACATAAGGCCGCCAACCCCACAGCATACCCGCCCAGTGACAAGTTCCTCGACGAGCATGATCCATCACGCGAGATTCTTCACAAATACCCCGGTACCCATGTTCAGCTACAAGTCTGGGACGACCTCTGCCACGTCGCTCCCACTCTCAGCTTTACACGTCCCGCGAAGTATATGTACCGGGCGATCGCTCAATTTGGGGCCTGGGCTCTGGCATGTGCGcagaaagaggaggtggAAATCGAAGATCAGCAGTCCGGGTCATCCAGCGAATCTGACAAACCAGGAGACGCTGTTAACGGTACCACCAATGGCACCGCAGTCGCATCGATCGGACGGGCAGGCGATCCATTACCGGCCTTCAAAGACCGCATGATCCGACAACGAGTCGACAAACGGGGCAATATCTACCCGCTTGATCCTCCGTCTCAGTGTCCCGTCCTCCAGATCCCCAGCTCCCAAGTCGGTACCTTCAACCCCAAACTTGTCCGTGGATGGCTGGCAGCCAAGGAGGAATGGGACGAGAAATTCGCCAAAGACAAGCTCCGGGTTCAGCGACAGCGGATCAAGGAATTGGCGTACGGCCTTCAGACATTCAAGGATGAGTTGCCTCCACCCAGTTCACTTGCTGCGAGACGCAATGCCCCTGGCGTCTTGCCCTCCAAGACCGGCCGCAAGAGTTATCCCATGACGATGTGGAGCAGACTGGCGAGCAAGCAAGACGAGAGATCCATCGCAAAGGAACAGCAGAAAGGCTGCGAGGTCAAGCGAAAGAGTGTCGACGCCGGGCGCGCCGGAGCGTCAATGGACGAGGCCAACAGATCGAAAGCCGAGAGTTTACGCCCGTCCTCTCAACCGGCTACTCTTGCCTCGCACCCTACGAATATCGTCATTGTTCCAACCCAATCAGAAAAAGACAGCGTAACCTCCCACAAGGCGTCAACTGACGCAGTTGATCAGCTGGGAACCTCTCCCCCGCAAGGTACAGCCCTGAGCAAATCCAGCAGTCGACTTATGTTACTCCCCGAATACGAGGGGAAGACGCTGCTCGACGAAAACGCTAGCACAAGGACGCTCTTCCGTGAAGCCGGGGCCATCCCCACCACATCAGATGGCGTATGGTCACGACTGCGCCAGCGGCCACTATCCCATGCTGGGTCCGGCACTATCCGCAGCGAATTTACCTCCGAGCTCCCTGAAGATAGCAGCACGATCGGCGATGAGAAATCCCTTGCGGTGACGACCACGGGTGTCGACGAAGCCAGTACCCGCGCTGTACTGCGCgccggtggtgtggtgggtCTGATGAGCGATGATGGCGACTCAGCTTATCGCTCGTTTGATGCGCTGTCGACGACGGATGCCGGTGATGCCGAATCTGTACCTGGTGGTGTGaatggtgatgctggaggtGTAAATGGCAGTGCTGAGGTTGACAAACACGCGCGTCCGACTATGCCGGATCGCGAGTTCTTCAAGACGGCTGAGGAGTATGTGGCTTATTGA
- a CDS encoding uncharacterized protein (COG:L;~EggNog:ENOG410PV2R;~InterPro:IPR038718,IPR000330,IPR027417,IPR014001;~PFAM:PF00176,PF04851;~go_function: GO:0005524 - ATP binding [Evidence IEA]): MEGDDIDDIINWSGGADKGKSPPEPQTHEISAADIARGGKKGLIKLLKLDGDSEWREWLQLDFVKPYWLELWQHLSKVGDTERGTGLARVQETLIRGEARGNTKYSRRHVDKTNWDINDHMAYFLYNVRTENLSRRDGVFHRLGLHTGEMEAAVWALKNILVKCTVPRRSRSQAPTIEDYNRIALHEKWSDAQEYQCDNEDEACANLGIKKENPQLGGMIRGTALVFWQPVCINRIMETMTLGLVLGAIIADVVGVGKTWEAVGFLLYVKNDTGPPIGRPTLIVVPPHLIDQWVDEISSITDSFNIPLYYGDGRRQGAEFIKDKLTRKHSIFTGGIESARTIIITSYQTLESRHGPQAVKAWCAKTKHEYDPSSPRMPISFPHDLSGLFGIAVFDEAHMLRNPLSGLSLACAWLNAGFGLLLTATQFYNGLAIFGHAYLEDPEKLPLPDIDLLDLLQWTLRRLGAMCAAAGWQPADQADYDDDENDFLPEKLVEMCTPISQRTGTSQKQETKQAYFKDVIEDAVNSWNLHCGH, from the exons ATGGAAGGCGACGATATTGATGATATTATCAATTGGTCGGGCG GTGCAGACAAGGGAAAGAGCCCCCCAGAACCGCAGACGCACGAGATATCAGCTGCGGATATAGCCAGAGGAGGTAAGAAAGGCTTGATAAAGCTCTTGAAGCTGGACGGAGACAGCGAATGGAGAGAGTGGTTGCAGTTGGATTTCGTCAAGCCCTACTGGTTGGAGTTGTGGCAGCACCTTAGCAAGGTTGGGGATACCGAGCGCGGAACCGGGTTAGCCCGTGTGCAAGAGACACTGATCCGAGGGGAGGCCCGGGGAAACACCAAGTACAGTCGGAGACATGTTGACAAAACTAACTGGGACATAAATGATCACATGGCATACTTTTTGTATAATGTGAGGACGGAAAACCTGAGTCGCCGGGATGGCGTGTTTCACCGGCTGGGCCTCCATACCGGAGAAATGGAGGCAGCGGTATGGGCCCTCAAGAACATCCTTGTCAAATGCACAGTCCCTCGCAGATCAAGAAGCCAAGCG CCCACAATTGAGGACTACAACAGAATTGCATTGCACGAAAAATGGTCGGATGCTCAGGAATACCAATGTgacaatgaggatgaagccTGTGCCAACCTCGgtatcaagaaggagaaccCGCAACTCGGAGGCATGATCCGAGGGACTGCATTGGTGTTTTGGCAGCCCGTTTGTATAAACCGTATCATGGAGACAATGACCCTGGGCCTAGTCCTAGGCGCAATAATCGCTGATGTTGTGGGCGTGGGTAAAACATGGGAGGCTGTTGGCTTCCTGCTATATGTGA AAAATGACACGGGGCCACCAATAGGCCGTCCGACTCTTATCGTTGTTCCGCCCCATCTCATAGATCAGTGGGTGGACGAGATCAGCTCCATCACAGACAGTTTCAACATCCCGCTGTATTACGGAGACGGCCGCCGACAAGGCGCAGAGTTTATCAAAGACAAGCTTACCCGCAAGCACTCGATATTCACAGGTGGAATTGAGAGTGCCCGGACCATCATCATTACATCGTACCAGACGCTCGAGAGCCGACATGGTCCGCAAGCCGTCAAGGCATGGTGCGCCAAGACAAAGCATGAATATGATCCATCGAGTCCAAGAATGCCCATTAGCTTCCCCCATGACCTGAGTGGCCTCTTTGGGATTGCTGTCTTTGACGAGGCACATATGCTGCGCAATCCCCTGTCAGGTTTGTCCCTGGCATGTGCTTGGCTGAACGCCGGATTCGGACTGTTACTCACCGCGACCCAGTTTTATAATGGT TTAGCAATTTTTGGCCACGCATATCTTGAAGATCCTGAAAAGCTTCCACTACCTGATATAGATCtacttgatcttcttcagtgGACGTTACGTCGGCTTGGTGCAATGTGTGCCGCAGCAGGCTGGCAACCAGCTGATCAGGcagattatgatgatgatgagaatgaCTTTCTTCCTGAGAAACTTGTGGAAATGTGCACACCCATTTCACAACGGACTGGTACATCGCAGAAACAAGAGACCAAGCAGGCCTACTTCAAGGATGTGATCGAAGATGCAGTCAATTCATGGAACCTCCACTGTGGGCACTAG
- a CDS encoding uncharacterized protein (COG:S;~EggNog:ENOG410Q02V;~TransMembrane:2 (i369-388o394-409i)) gives MRVFQFTATHPFAVKMQVVSQPNRARLRPRYDDGDLHSNSADYPAVNGDLTQTQRCLQFIDMLRMHAHLPRNSRENYLLPVVNTRGIHAPPPIASISVPNTSQTSGRRIRRVRRQDSSDTLFEQRATDRPPGPHKIRRKELGDFFKPMFEKEFPVIFICWGRKERCQIVPVVITDPTDEVTAWQAISQEFYAQRGIWAKYLPWFCVNKVEIVDISISGQKLARGRRSTGIEYVGIYNCEDLVAKRKHLEQVIADYKPQDWPCPYKASTGAVYCHDDCVTSYADYAECPERTKFRAERELSLLSLRPILTQCFFQAKLAAHNHLLSRERLIHGHQDILTKLNVWHCPELGEVQFRGLMIGDNWEGNLQHMVLLVTVILILLSIAIARLVFDDWDIAWNVGAFFVGLLNLLKKGKS, from the exons ATGAGGGTATTTCAATTTACTGCTACTCACCCCTTCGCAGTCAAAATGCAAGTCGTGAGCCAGCCTAATCGAGCACGGCTTCGACCACgatatgatgatggagaccTTCACAGCAATTCAGCAGACTATCCCGCCGTGAACGGAGATCTGACTCAGACTCAGCGTTGCCTCCAATTCATTGATATGTTGAGGATGCATGCACACCTTCCGAGGAACTCACGAGAGAACTACTTACTTCCGGTCGTCAATACTAGGGGTATTCATGCGCCCCCACCTATAGCAAGCATCTCGGTGCCTAATACCTCCCAAACGTCGGGGCGTAGGATTCGGCGCGTTCGAAG GCAAGATAGCTCGGACACTCTATTCGAGCAACGTGCAACGGACCGCCCACCTGGTCCCCATAAAATCCGGAGAAAGGAATTGGGAGATTTCTTCAAGCCGATGTTTGAGAAAGAATTCCCCGTAATATTTATCTGTTGGGGCAGAAAAGAGCGCTGCCAGATTGTTCCGGTGGTGATCACTGACCCAACTGATGAGGTTACCGCGTGGCAAGCAATTTCCCAGGAGTTTTACGCACAGAGAGGCATTTGGGCGAAATATTTGCCATGGTTTTGTGTGAATAAGGTGGAAATTGTTGAT ATCTCTATATCAGGGCAGAAACTGGCCAGGGGTCGTCGATCGACAGGCATTGAATATGTTGGTATATATAACTGTGAAGATTTGGTTGCCAAAAGGAAGCATTTGGAGCAAGTCATCGCGGATTACAAGCCTCAGGATTGGCCTTGTCCGTATAAAGCTTCCACTGGGGCCGTGTACTGTCATGATGACTGTGTAACGAGCTATGCGGATTATGCAGAATGCCCTGAGAGGACTAAATTCAGAGCGGAACGAGAGCTCTCGTTACTCAGTCTCCGGCCTATACTTACCCAGTGCTTCTTTCAAGCTAAGCTTGCTGCACACAATCACCTCCTTAGCAGGGAGAGATTAATACATGGTCACCA AGATATTCTGACAAAACTCAATGTTTGGCATTGTCCGGAGTTGGGTGAAGTTCAATTTCGCGGCTTGATGATCGGCGACAATTGGGAAGGCAATTTGCAGCATATGGTGCTACTTGTGACAGTAATACTAATTTTGCTGAGCATAGCCATTGCAAGGTTAGTTTTCGATGACTGGGATATAGCATGGAACGTTGGTGCCTTCTTTGTAGGGTTGTTAAACTTGTTGAAAAAGGGGAAGAGTTGA
- a CDS encoding uncharacterized protein (COG:S;~EggNog:ENOG410Q1UZ) produces MEPRPKTSQYARIFRERPIQVIVGSAKSSYFVHPEALSWCKNSALSARIEGPWRQHGDESPIDWSDFDEQTVECVLSYLYTQDYYVPELNYWPDDDCKDDNDGKEFLISAPGSPKPPSRPLTPLSECLEVGLPADTYLTAADACTYRGFRDPPNDRLGTEILVHAKVYCFAHRYCIRELEAFALQRLTKVLIVVDIEEDAVFPSLADAIRIVYDSTPGANLQHNPARNLLSQYVALHYTRLPTESLDRVMAEGGDFVVDLSHKLARRLRTRS; encoded by the exons ATGGAGCCACGACCTAAAACCTCTCAATATGCAAG AATTTTCCGAGAACGACCGATCCAGGTGATTGTAGGGAGTGCAAAGAGCTCCTATTTTGTCCACCCCGAGGCCTTGTCATGGTGCAAAAACTCAGCACTAAGTGCGCGAATCGAAGGGCCGTGGAGGCAGCACGGAGATGAAAGTCCAATCGACTGGTCCGACTTTGATGAGCAGACAGTCGAATGCGTCTTAAGCTACCTTTATACGCAGGACTACTACGTCCCTGAGTTGAATTATTGgcctgatgatgattgcAAAGACGACAATGACGGCAAAG AGTTCCTTATATCCGCACCTGGTAGTCCAAAACCACCTAGCCGGCCACTAACGCCATTGAGTGAGTGTCTCGAGGTCGGCCTACCGGCAGATACTTACCTTACTGCTGCGGACGCTTGCACCTACCGAGGATTTCGGGATCCTCCCAACGATAGGCTTGGCACTGAAATTTTGGTCCATGCGAAAGTATATTGTTTCGCACATCGTTATTGTATCCGCGAGCTTGAGGCTTTTGCACTACAACGTCTGACAAAAGTTCTCATTGTCGTGGATATAGAAGAAGACGCTGTGTTTCCGTCTCTCGCAGATGCTATCCGTATTGTCTACGATTCGACCCCGGGCGCGAATTTGCAACATAATCCTGCTCGGAATTTGTTATCTCAGTACGTTGCATTGCATTATACTAGGTTGCCAACCGAGAGCTTGGATCGGGTTATGGCAGAGGGCGGTGATTTCGTGGTTGATTTATCACACAAGTTGGCTAGACGACTGAGAACGAGGTCCTAG
- a CDS encoding uncharacterized protein (TransMembrane:1 (o306-326i)), which produces MQQQPDVYLESHKQVLKWTKELEFLGYILSEIVDPDGLEERGYYCHQAADLPAIVDTLECACFQPNSRLRCVLDERTSRHFRNLLLRSKQIRNVMAHHLSLTHEKLLALGNTKEELEREFQFAISQVASRYNIQQVTWYPDDTEFSGSSHRHTEAIALGSEPPLYQRQRILAFEAGPSNMPKKNKKKKQKKQEEKERTMMEQEEKKPKKKKRNKKATEESRAAHLIALEASLRRKLGKIQKEKAQIMEAKARKLQTLEQTYRQRWQERMEEINRILLLTKHEERDLKVQYGKIFGEPFGANVSTDALFILLLLALSSPLWLSGLIVRKFGVQIVR; this is translated from the exons ATGCAACAGCAACCTGATGTATACCTCGAGTCTCACAAACAGGTCCTTAAATGGACCAAAGAGTTGGAATTCTTAGGCTATATCCTCTCAGAAATAGTTGACCCAGATGGCCTCGAAGAAAGAGGATATTATTGTCACCAGGCAGCGGACCTCCCTGCAATTGTCGATACCCTCGAATGTGCTTGTTTCCAGCCCAACAGCAGGCTTCGATGTGTATTGGACGAAAGAACTTCGAGACATTTCAGAAACTTACTCTTGAGGTCGAAGCAAATTCGCAATGTGATGGCTCACCATCTTTCGTTGACTCATGAGAAATTATTGGCCTTGGGAAATACAAAGGAGGAGCTTGAACGGGAATTCCAATTTGCTATCAGTCAAGTCGCATCGAGATATAACATTCAACAG GTCACTTGGTATCCCGATGACACTGAGTTCAGCGGATCATCACACCGTCATACTGAAGCCATCGCTTTGGGCAGTGAGCCACCACTATACCAGCGCCAGAGAATCCTTGCATTTGAAGCAGGGCCATCAAATATGCcgaaaaagaacaaaaagaaaaaacagaagaaacaggaagaaaaggaacggACAATGatggaacaggaagaaaagaaaccgaaaaagaagaagcggaacAAAAAGGCGACAGAAGAAAGCCGAGCGGCCCATTTGATAGCTCTCGAGGCGTCCTTGAGACGTAAGCTTGGTAAAAttcagaaagaaaaagcacagATCATGGAGGCTAAAGCTCGCAAGCTTCAAACATTGGAGCAAACATATCGTCAGAGGTGGCAGgagagaatggaagagatcaatcgcattcttcttctgacGAAACATGAAGAGCGAGACCTAAAAGTCCAATACGGAAAGATATTTGGCGAACCATTTGGAGCCAATGTTAGCACAGATGCACTTTTTATTTTGCTTCTCCTAGCCTTGAGCTCTCCGTTGTGGCTTTCTGGATTGATTGTCCGCAAATTTGGGGTACAGATTGTGAGGTGA
- a CDS encoding uncharacterized protein (COG:S;~EggNog:ENOG410PYVR;~SECRETED:SignalP(1-19)), whose amino-acid sequence MAGSKAVALLLLLVNLTTASVIPRGEASSSAVAASASASAEASCWRYTLPTTLTEDDIEQNEDDTTSSTRRRGLNYFDRRDHTKTEKLGKCVLGQTIYKPKYFRSKNIQTSQNKVSGYSFLGYFIPKLDTCAAAVTFTTIANAADVPQTTAGYWDDVEASAQQKYLDLGAQINKNNQEMPHINVDHVYELQILDAFLTAMIDKYKFCESFKEWFLTIDSTFKNKQGVNKPRLQKLYSYLPGETYPDLVAMDSRLNSYKAPMFGSEDLSGMASVDGTGDARQGSALSIMNTLAVVVSMLRDNSVATYFKNANTRMYKAFLGIDELMNQQKDCNQDLDLPQPENGWASAYESWMDKFLSTQAAAVSTRISSVSAQVTSTESAGKKNIYGTALDAFNEKYPTASWKWDNGRLLDWSATDGTAFAKRDASSAAVCTPTATPSSSAVKSHSASSKATPSQTGSANTASETASHTVKSTVTSSSQKATITPATSTSTKAETTTKSKHGSGSSEAAQTTKSTSSKPKDTETATTKSSSSSAKDTATIISTKTTSTATPDSKDTSTKDTSTKDTSTKDTTTTTSTSTKSKETTTSTKTSTTTKSTKTATKTTTKSSKETKDSSSSSSSCKKKKCKKGKCTCVS is encoded by the exons ATGGCTGGTTCAAAAGCTGTCGCTCTTTTATTGCTGTTGGTTAATCTAACCACAGCCTCTGTTATCCCACGTGGAGAGGCCTCATCTTCGGCGGTTGCTGCCAGTGCGAGCGCGAGCGCTGAGGCTTCCTGCTGGCGATATACACTCCCTACCACTCTCACGGAGGATGATATCGAGCAGAATGAGGATGACACTACCTCATCGACTAGACGGCGGGGTCTGAACTACTTTGATCGCCGCGATCATACCAAGACTGAAAAGCTCGGCAAGTGCGTCTTGGGGCAGACGATCTACAAGCCCAAATACTTTCGTTCAAAGAATATCCAAACTAGCCAAAACAAAGTCAGCGGTTATAGCTTCCTCGGGTACTTTATCCCCAAGCTAGACACCTGCGCTGCAGCCGTCACGTTCACGACGATCGCCAATGCAGCTGATGTTCCGCAAACAACGGCTGGATACTGGGACGATGTTGAGGCAAGTGCCCAACAAAAGTACCTCGACCTGGGAGCCCAgatcaacaagaacaaccagGAGATGCCACACATTAATGTGGATCATGTTT ACGAGCTCCAAATCCTTGATGCCTTCTTGACGGCTATGATTGACAAGTACAAATTCTGCGAGAGTTTCAAAGAATGGTTCCTCACAATCGACTCAACCTTCAAGAACAAGCAAGGAGTGAATAAGCCCCGGCTTCAAAAGCTCTACAGTTAT TTGCCTGGTGAGACGTATCCGGACTTGGTGGCCATGGACAGTCGCTTGAATTCGTACAAAGCACCT ATGTTCGGAAGCGAAGATTTGAGCGGCATGGCTTCGGTCGACGGCACCGGAGACGCCCGCCAGGGCAGCGCGCTGAGCATTATGAACACGCTTGCAGTGGTTGTTTCGATGCTCCGCGACAACAGCGTCGCCACCTACTTCAAGAACGCCAACACCCGCATGTATAAAGCTTTCCTTGGAATTGATGAGCTCATGAACCAACAGAAGGACTGCAACCAAGACCTCGACCTCCCGCAACCCGAGAACGGCTGGGCCAGTGCATACGAAAGCTGGATGGATAAGTTCCTGAGTACCCAGGCGGCGGCTGTCTCGACCCGCATCTCATCGGTTTCGGCACAAGTCACTAGCACCGAGTCTGCtggaaaaaagaatatctacGGCACGGCGCTCGATGCTTTCAACGAGAAGTACCCTACTGCATCATGGAAATGGGACAACGGCAGGCTGCTGGACTGGAGTGCAACTGACGGCACTGCCTTTGCCAAGCGCGATGCCTCGTCAGCGGCTGTCTGCACGCCTACTGCTACGCCGTCCTCTTCGGCAGTCAAGTCCCACTCTGCTTCTAGCAAGGCTACGCCGAGCCAGACTGGAAGCGCAAACACAGCCTCGGAGACTG CTTCGCACACGGTCAAGTCCACCGTGACATCGTCCTCGCAGAAGGCGACGATCACGCCTGCGACAAGCACTTCCACCAAAGCCGAGACCACAACCAAGAGCAAGCATGGCTCTGGGTCTTCCGAGGCAGCACAGACTACCAAGTCTACTAGCAGCAAGCCAAAGGATACCGAGACCGCAACGACCAAGTCTAGCTCATCTTCGGCCAAGGATACCGCGACTATCATTAGCACCAAGACCACGTCGACGGCTACTCCTGACTCGAAGGATACGAGCACCAAGGATACCTCAACTAAGGATACTTCGACTAAGGATACCACTACCACGACTTCGACTTCGACAAAGAGCAAggaaaccaccacctccaccaagaCTTCCACCACAACTAAGAGCACGAAGACGGCTACTAAGACCACTACCAAGTCTTCGAAGGAGACTAAggattcctcctcttcttcttcgtcttgcaagaagaagaagtgcaAGAAGGg AAAATGCACCTGCGTGTCCTAA
- a CDS encoding uncharacterized protein (COG:S;~EggNog:ENOG410PIG5;~InterPro:IPR001810,IPR036047;~PFAM:PF00646,PF12937;~go_function: GO:0005515 - protein binding [Evidence IEA]), whose amino-acid sequence MHIFDLPQELLEAILAQTSRGSLASLARVCQRLRPLVERMLYQSVYLRNHDGEKFTYALDCVPSRADYVRELLIHYHYVDVEDEEEYYPLYAETLAPTIGRLVNLRTLVVKGLEFDADREEDDEIIGGYERVIAEAEKWDTLFAQSAVPGAQILPSLTKCVMIMDDIAPNEPAWDFSLRGAVLIHPHLQDLTIVGGELESLKNHVPSPRSTPLERLNMFGCDVSPSAMGELLSLPRALKHLTYKGAPWCYRPTNVMPNRQIYVDMIKNQADSLVSLDIDFYPGVVDNPPVDFTSLKCLEELTVEPDALRGTGQYDPKNNTKLCLWNSSELKCQLPLSLKRLVLFLYTPKNPPDWRTLIILYNWISRGNLPNLETITFQIAKPCEREILDRSIGDNERSIGQAFEEVKVELQFELVPNSKNDGYELFNCPDCGINWRNMHA is encoded by the exons ATGCACATCTTTGACTTACCACAAGAGCTTCTGGAAGCCATCTTGGCGCAGACCTCGCGTGGCTCTCTCGCCAGCCTCGCGCGGGTCTGCCAGCGCCTCCGACCGCTCGTCGAGCGCATGTTGTACCAGTCAGTGTACTTGCGCAACCACGACGGAGAAAAGTTCACCTACGCGCTGGACTGTGTACCCTCCCGTGCCGATTATGTTAGAGAGCTTCTAATTCACTATCATTACGtcgatgttgaagatgaagaggagtaCTATCCATTGTATGCGGAAACCCTTGCTCCGACGATCGGACGTCTCGTAAATCTACGAACGCTTGTCGTCAAAGGGCTCGAGTTCGACGCAgaccgagaagaagacgacgaaatTATTGGGGGATATGAGAGAGTCATTGCCGAAGCCGAGAAATGGGACACTCTCTTCGCGCAATCTGCTGTGCCGGGCGCGCAGATCCTTCCTTCGCTTACAAAAT GTGTGATGATCATGGATGACATTGCGCCCAATGAGCCAGCTTGGGACTTTAGTCTGAGGGGCGCCGTGCTGATCCATCCGCACCTCCAAGACCTGACCATAGTCGGGGGCGAACTTGAGAGCCTGAAGAACCATGTGCCTTCACCACGATCGACGCCACTCGAAAGGCTAAACATGTTTGGCTGCGATGTGTCTCCCTCCGCGATGGGCGAGTTGTTGTCGCTGCCGCGCGCCTTGAAACATCTGACGTATAAAGGGGCGCCATGGTGTTACAGGCCCACAAATGTTATGCCGAACAGGCAAATATACGTTGACATGATTAAGAATCAAGCGGATTCCCTCGTGAGTCTTGACATTGACTTCTATCCAGGGGTTGTTGACAATCCCCCGGTAGACTTCACTTCCCTGAAGTGCCTGGAAGAACTTACCGTTGAACCCGATGCATTGAGAGGCACCGGGCAATACGACCCGAAGAACAACACCAAACTATGTCTGTGGAACAGCTCCGAGCTTAAATGCCAGCTTCCTCTGAGCCTAAAGCGTTTAGTGCTTTTTCTGTACACCCCGAAGAATCCCCCAGATTGGCGTACCTTGATCATACTCTACAATTGGATCTCGCGGGGCAATTTGCCAAACCTGGAAACGATCACTTTTCAGATCGCGAAGCCGTGTGAACGCGAGATATTAGACCGATCTATTGGAGACAATGAGCGGTCAATTGGCCAGGCTTTTGAAGAGGTCAAAGTGGAACTGCAGTTCGAGCTGGTCCCTAACAGCAAAAACGACGGCTACGAGCTATTCAACTGCCCTGACTGCGGCATTAATTGGCGAAACATGCATGCTTGA